The Vibrio agarivorans genome window below encodes:
- a CDS encoding carbon storage regulator produces MRIALCALSTMVAISAHAEEITLSDEISLDDLNNTRGGQHIELDLFHTTSDIDGLLADNVASNTVSGNNILSPGVFADSSGISNVIQNTGNNVLIQNSTVVNLTLK; encoded by the coding sequence ATGCGTATAGCACTTTGTGCACTAAGTACGATGGTTGCTATTTCTGCGCATGCAGAAGAGATTACGTTGTCTGACGAAATTAGCCTAGACGATCTGAACAACACTCGAGGCGGTCAACACATTGAGCTTGACCTATTCCACACCACTTCAGATATCGATGGTTTATTAGCAGACAACGTTGCCTCCAACACGGTAAGCGGCAATAACATACTATCACCTGGGGTTTTCGCTGACAGTTCTGGAATCTCAAACGTTATTCAAAATACAGGGAATAACGTTCTCATTCAGAACTCGACCGTTGTTAACCTTACACTCAAGTAA
- a CDS encoding oxaloacetate decarboxylase subunit gamma → MTTIGSQLMDAATLMLTGMAVVFIFLTILVYLVKLMSKLVPEEVPPQAIIPTTSAQTNSTPAVSPSVVAAISAAVHQYRTATAK, encoded by the coding sequence ATGACTACTATTGGAAGCCAATTAATGGATGCGGCAACTCTCATGCTAACTGGGATGGCCGTTGTCTTTATATTTCTCACCATTCTCGTATATCTAGTGAAGTTGATGTCGAAGCTGGTGCCTGAAGAGGTACCGCCACAGGCGATCATTCCCACGACGAGTGCCCAAACTAATTCAACGCCAGCAGTAAGCCCAAGTGTGGTTGCTGCGATTTCTGCTGCGGTTCATCAATATCGCACAGCAACAGCGAAATAG
- a CDS encoding M16 family metallopeptidase — MLVGLVSATALLGCSQTEKVAIPTSSLPGGITLVEESLPSTDGKDIKIPYAKYRLNNGLTVVLSPDNSDPLVHVDVTYHVGSAREEVGKSGFAHFFEHMMFQGSQHVGDQEHFRIVTEAGGSLNGTTNRDRTNYYQTVPSNQLEKILWLEADRMGFLLEAVSQRKFEIQRDTVKNERAQNYDNRPYGLIWERMGEALYPEGHPYSWQTIGYVEDLDRVDVNDLKAFFLRWYGPNNAVITIGGDIDSQKTLEWINKYFGSIPQGPEVQAAPKQPVTLEEKRFITLEDRIQQPMLVLGWSTEYRGSEQQVNLDMLASALGSGANSELYQKLVKTRKAVDAGAFHDCGELACTFYVYAMGASGEQGQLDELYSEVMQVMDDFADKGVAEERLEQITGQAEASAVFALQSVRGKVSQLASNETFYQQPDRIQSELEKIRAANKQGVDQAYQSFIANKPYVALSVVPRGQTDKAVKQATFTTPPRTLPEYTKVDASTLDYRTVEDNFDRSVMPEVSEGVTAQLPDLYDFYFNNGIEVLGTANKETPTTAIQLYIPAGERQVARGKEGLASLTASLVQEGSQDRSLEELKAELDKLGSSISVSSASYSTVVTVSALTANLEPTLNIVKEVLFTPALEQDDFDRLKQQMIEGVVYQQQKPTWLASQATRQVLYGDSIFARSNDGTLESIERLTLDDVKQFFTTHYTPHGTQAVVVSDLSAREVRSQLSFLREWQGEASPLIQPEVLPKLGEQTIYLVDKPNAPQSIVRFVRQGLPFDATGEVYRTSLANFNLAGNFNSRLNQNLREDKGYTYGASGYFAANREVGAVVFNAQVRADTTIPSLVEMQKELANYSENGMTDQELEFMRLAVGQQDALKYETPSQKAGLLSSILIYGLDEDYLKQRNEIVSTVSKDELNALAKKWFTPSDYQIIVVGDAENLKPQLEALNIPVVELEILH, encoded by the coding sequence ATGTTGGTGGGTTTAGTGTCTGCCACGGCTTTGCTTGGGTGCAGCCAAACTGAGAAGGTAGCAATACCAACGTCTTCTCTACCGGGAGGAATAACCTTAGTGGAGGAGTCTCTGCCTTCTACTGATGGTAAAGATATTAAAATCCCTTATGCAAAATATCGCCTTAATAATGGCTTAACCGTTGTGTTATCACCGGATAATTCAGACCCACTAGTGCATGTCGATGTTACATATCACGTGGGATCCGCTCGTGAAGAGGTCGGTAAGTCAGGCTTCGCACATTTCTTTGAGCATATGATGTTCCAAGGGAGTCAGCATGTGGGTGATCAAGAGCATTTCCGCATTGTGACGGAGGCCGGAGGTTCCCTAAACGGGACGACAAACCGTGACCGCACAAACTATTACCAAACAGTACCGTCCAATCAGCTAGAAAAGATCTTATGGTTGGAAGCTGATCGTATGGGGTTCTTGCTAGAGGCGGTGTCGCAGCGCAAGTTTGAAATTCAACGCGATACCGTCAAAAACGAGCGCGCGCAAAATTATGACAACCGACCTTATGGCCTTATTTGGGAACGCATGGGTGAGGCGCTTTACCCAGAAGGTCACCCATATTCGTGGCAAACCATCGGCTATGTTGAAGATTTAGACCGTGTTGATGTCAATGACCTTAAAGCCTTTTTCTTGCGATGGTATGGCCCCAATAACGCAGTGATCACCATTGGTGGTGATATCGATAGTCAGAAGACCTTAGAGTGGATCAATAAGTACTTTGGTTCGATTCCGCAAGGGCCAGAGGTACAAGCTGCACCAAAGCAGCCAGTTACGCTTGAAGAGAAGCGTTTCATTACCTTAGAAGACCGTATCCAGCAGCCGATGTTAGTGCTCGGTTGGTCAACCGAATATCGAGGCTCAGAGCAGCAGGTGAACCTCGATATGCTCGCTAGCGCGCTAGGTAGTGGAGCCAACAGTGAGCTGTATCAGAAGCTCGTCAAAACGCGTAAAGCCGTTGATGCGGGTGCATTTCATGATTGTGGTGAACTTGCCTGTACCTTCTATGTCTACGCGATGGGAGCATCGGGTGAGCAAGGTCAGCTTGATGAGCTTTATTCTGAAGTCATGCAGGTGATGGATGACTTTGCTGATAAAGGGGTAGCAGAAGAGCGCTTAGAGCAAATCACAGGTCAAGCTGAAGCAAGCGCTGTATTTGCGCTGCAAAGTGTTCGCGGTAAAGTCTCTCAGCTTGCATCCAATGAAACCTTCTATCAGCAGCCAGACCGAATTCAGAGCGAGCTAGAAAAGATTCGTGCGGCTAATAAACAAGGCGTTGACCAAGCTTATCAATCATTTATCGCGAACAAGCCTTACGTTGCATTGAGTGTTGTGCCTAGAGGTCAAACTGATAAGGCGGTTAAACAAGCGACATTTACCACGCCACCACGAACGTTGCCGGAGTATACCAAGGTTGATGCAAGCACCTTAGATTATCGCACCGTTGAGGACAACTTTGATCGCAGTGTGATGCCTGAGGTGTCAGAAGGGGTGACAGCACAACTTCCGGATCTATATGACTTCTATTTTAATAACGGCATAGAAGTATTGGGTACAGCTAACAAGGAGACGCCAACAACCGCGATCCAGCTTTATATTCCTGCAGGTGAGCGCCAGGTGGCGCGTGGCAAAGAAGGGTTAGCGAGCTTGACCGCTTCGTTAGTTCAAGAGGGCAGCCAAGACCGCAGTCTTGAAGAGCTCAAGGCCGAACTTGATAAGCTCGGTAGTTCAATCTCAGTCTCTTCAGCAAGTTACTCAACCGTGGTGACGGTTTCTGCTCTGACGGCAAACTTAGAGCCAACACTGAATATTGTCAAAGAGGTACTGTTCACACCTGCGCTAGAGCAGGATGATTTTGACCGCCTCAAGCAGCAAATGATTGAGGGAGTGGTGTATCAGCAACAAAAACCTACTTGGCTAGCCTCACAAGCAACACGCCAAGTGCTGTATGGAGACTCGATTTTTGCACGCTCTAATGATGGCACGCTTGAGTCGATCGAGCGCCTAACGTTGGATGATGTAAAACAGTTCTTTACAACACACTACACACCGCATGGCACGCAAGCGGTTGTGGTTTCGGATCTGAGCGCTCGTGAAGTACGTTCTCAATTGAGCTTTTTACGTGAATGGCAGGGAGAGGCTTCACCACTGATTCAACCTGAAGTGCTGCCTAAGTTAGGTGAGCAAACGATTTATTTAGTTGATAAGCCGAACGCGCCACAAAGTATTGTCCGTTTTGTGCGTCAGGGGCTACCTTTTGATGCGACTGGAGAGGTCTATCGCACATCTTTAGCGAACTTTAACTTGGCGGGGAACTTTAACAGCCGCCTTAATCAGAACTTACGTGAAGACAAAGGCTATACCTATGGTGCGAGTGGGTATTTTGCGGCAAACCGGGAAGTGGGAGCCGTGGTCTTCAATGCGCAAGTTCGAGCAGACACGACGATTCCTTCTCTAGTTGAAATGCAAAAGGAGCTAGCAAACTACAGTGAAAATGGCATGACAGATCAAGAGCTTGAGTTTATGCGTTTAGCCGTAGGTCAGCAGGATGCTTTGAAGTATGAAACACCTTCGCAAAAGGCAGGGTTGCTCAGCTCAATTTTGATCTACGGTCTTGATGAAGATTATCTTAAGCAGCGCAATGAGATTGTCAGCACCGTCAGCAAGGATGAATTAAATGCCCTAGCTAAGAAGTGGTTTACCCCAAGTGACTACCAGATCATTGTGGTTGGAGATGCTGAAAATCTTAAGCCTCAGCTAGAAGCACTAAATATTCCCGTAGTCGAGCTTGAAATACTCCACTAA
- the luxS gene encoding S-ribosylhomocysteine lyase: MPLLDSFTVDHTRMNAPAVRVAKTMQTPKGDTITVFDLRFTAPNKDILSEKGIHTLEHLYAGFMRAHLNGDSVEIIDISPMGCRTGFYMSLIGTPTEADVAAAWTASMQDVLKVESQNKIPELNEYQCGTAAMHSLDDAKAIATAILDAGISVNKNDELALPESMLQELKVD; this comes from the coding sequence ATGCCTTTACTAGATAGTTTTACCGTTGACCACACTCGCATGAATGCGCCAGCTGTGCGTGTTGCGAAAACCATGCAAACGCCAAAGGGTGATACGATTACCGTTTTTGACTTGCGCTTTACAGCTCCGAACAAAGATATCCTATCGGAAAAAGGGATCCATACTCTAGAGCACCTCTACGCGGGCTTTATGCGTGCGCACCTTAATGGTGATTCAGTAGAGATTATTGATATCTCTCCAATGGGATGCCGCACTGGCTTCTACATGAGCTTAATCGGCACGCCAACTGAGGCAGATGTTGCTGCTGCGTGGACAGCATCAATGCAGGATGTGTTGAAGGTAGAAAGCCAAAACAAGATCCCTGAGCTGAACGAATATCAGTGTGGTACTGCAGCGATGCATTCACTAGATGACGCAAAAGCTATTGCAACAGCAATTCTTGATGCTGGTATCAGTGTGAATAAGAATGATGAGTTGGCACTACCAGAGTCGATGCTCCAAGAGTTGAAGGTTGACTAA
- the gshA gene encoding glutamate--cysteine ligase, which translates to MTNFVARLERITQHTQVFNDYTRGVERETLRYQEDGSLAQSSHPSSLGSAYSNQWITTDFAESLLEFITPVSHSVDDLMAQLKDVHHFTQTKLNDESMWPLSMPCFVSSEDNIELAQYGTSNSGRMKTLYREGLKRRYGSLMQIISGVHFNFSFPETFWDALYGEQSEQEREVSKSEAYFGVIRNYYRFGWLIPYFFGASPALCSSFIQGRDTKLPFENIGETLFLPNATSLRLSDLGYTNSAQSVLRIGFNSLEQYLEGLNKAIKTPSEEFAEIGVKVDGEYRQLNSNVLQIENELYAPIRPKRVARSGEKPSEALERGGVEYIEVRSLDVNPFSPVGIDEDQVRFLDLFLTWTALTDSDPMDDCELTCWRENWNKVITDGRKVGLELTIGCQGEVLTLQEWAKRVFVELRQIAVQMDNAQGGTEYQKVCDKLSQWIDNPELTISGQLLEKTKQAGGIGAVGKELGKGFKQTHLSHNYQFYSQQEMEAEVERSISAQKQTENQDTLTFDEYLNQYFDYLK; encoded by the coding sequence TTGACTAATTTTGTTGCCCGCTTGGAGCGAATCACCCAGCACACCCAAGTATTCAATGACTACACTCGAGGTGTCGAGCGCGAAACCCTGCGCTATCAGGAAGATGGATCTTTAGCACAAAGCTCTCATCCCTCATCACTCGGTTCTGCCTATTCAAATCAGTGGATCACGACTGACTTTGCAGAGTCGTTGTTGGAGTTTATTACTCCTGTAAGCCATTCGGTTGATGATCTGATGGCTCAGCTAAAAGACGTTCATCATTTCACACAAACCAAGTTGAATGACGAGTCAATGTGGCCTCTATCGATGCCATGCTTTGTTTCCAGCGAAGACAACATCGAGTTGGCACAATATGGCACCTCTAACTCTGGACGTATGAAAACCTTGTATCGTGAAGGCTTGAAGCGCCGCTATGGCAGCTTGATGCAGATCATTTCGGGTGTGCACTTTAACTTCTCATTCCCTGAAACGTTTTGGGATGCTCTTTATGGTGAGCAGAGTGAACAAGAGCGTGAAGTGAGCAAGTCAGAGGCGTACTTTGGCGTGATTCGTAACTACTACCGATTTGGCTGGTTAATTCCTTACTTCTTTGGTGCGTCGCCAGCGTTGTGCTCTTCATTTATTCAGGGGCGTGACACCAAGCTGCCGTTTGAAAATATCGGTGAAACTCTATTCTTACCAAACGCAACGTCATTACGTCTGAGCGATTTGGGTTATACCAACAGCGCACAGAGTGTATTGCGTATTGGTTTTAATAGCCTAGAGCAGTACCTTGAAGGCTTAAACAAAGCGATAAAAACGCCATCGGAAGAGTTTGCTGAAATCGGAGTCAAAGTGGATGGTGAATACCGTCAGCTGAACAGTAATGTGCTGCAAATTGAAAACGAGCTTTATGCACCTATTCGTCCAAAGCGAGTGGCACGTAGTGGTGAGAAACCGTCAGAAGCTCTAGAGCGTGGTGGGGTCGAGTACATAGAAGTACGTTCATTGGACGTTAACCCGTTTAGCCCTGTCGGCATCGATGAAGATCAGGTTCGTTTCCTTGACCTGTTCCTAACTTGGACAGCGTTAACAGACTCTGACCCTATGGACGACTGTGAGTTGACGTGTTGGCGAGAGAACTGGAACAAGGTTATTACTGATGGTCGTAAAGTGGGTCTTGAGCTGACTATTGGCTGCCAAGGTGAGGTTCTAACGCTACAAGAGTGGGCTAAGCGAGTCTTTGTAGAGTTACGCCAAATTGCTGTGCAAATGGACAATGCGCAGGGCGGTACCGAATACCAGAAAGTGTGTGACAAGTTGTCTCAGTGGATTGATAACCCAGAGCTTACTATCTCGGGTCAGTTACTTGAGAAGACCAAGCAAGCTGGCGGTATTGGTGCGGTAGGTAAAGAGCTTGGCAAAGGGTTTAAGCAGACCCACTTGAGCCATAACTATCAGTTCTATTCGCAGCAAGAGATGGAAGCGGAAGTTGAACGCTCGATCAGTGCACAAAAGCAGACGGAAAATCAAGACACCTTAACATTTGATGAGTATCTTAATCAGTACTTTGACTATTTAAAATAA
- a CDS encoding sodium ion-translocating decarboxylase subunit beta, with translation MEGLLILWSRTGIANFEFGQICMILVGCTLLFLAIRKGFEPLLLLPIGFGAVLANIPNAGFTEPGGLLYYVYYIGIESGVFPLLIFMGVGAMTDFGALIANPKTLWLGAAAQFGIFATLFGAILLNYVPGMEFSMQDASSIAIIGGADGPTAIFLASKLSPDLLGAIAVAAYSYMALVPIIQPPIMKALTNEEERKIKMAQLRHVSKGEKILFPMAVLVMTILFLPSATPLVGMFCLGNLMREAGVVDRLSKTAQNELINIVTIFLGLGVGSKLQAEQFLNLETLGILALGAVAFSIGTAAGVLMAKLLNKLSKEDINPLIGAAGVSAVPMAARVVNKVGLDANPQNFLLMHAMGPNVAGVLGSAVAAGILLALVG, from the coding sequence ATGGAAGGATTATTGATTCTCTGGTCTAGGACAGGGATAGCCAACTTTGAGTTTGGTCAGATATGCATGATCTTAGTCGGCTGTACGCTGCTGTTTCTTGCTATCCGTAAAGGTTTTGAGCCACTACTGCTACTGCCGATTGGTTTTGGCGCGGTGTTAGCGAATATTCCAAATGCGGGATTTACCGAACCGGGCGGCTTGCTCTACTACGTCTATTACATCGGTATTGAGTCTGGGGTTTTCCCGCTGTTGATCTTTATGGGTGTCGGCGCGATGACGGATTTTGGCGCGCTGATCGCGAATCCGAAAACCTTGTGGTTAGGGGCGGCAGCACAGTTCGGGATCTTTGCTACTCTGTTCGGGGCAATCTTACTCAACTATGTGCCGGGTATGGAGTTTTCCATGCAAGATGCCTCGTCGATTGCAATTATTGGTGGTGCAGACGGGCCAACAGCGATCTTCTTGGCCAGTAAGCTCTCTCCAGATCTTCTCGGTGCTATCGCGGTTGCGGCATACAGCTATATGGCTCTGGTTCCGATCATTCAGCCACCGATTATGAAAGCGCTGACTAATGAGGAAGAGCGTAAGATCAAAATGGCTCAACTACGTCATGTGAGCAAGGGTGAGAAGATCTTGTTCCCTATGGCGGTGTTGGTTATGACAATTCTGTTCCTGCCATCAGCTACGCCACTTGTCGGTATGTTCTGTTTGGGGAACCTGATGCGTGAAGCGGGGGTTGTGGATCGTTTATCAAAAACAGCGCAAAACGAGTTGATCAACATTGTAACGATCTTCTTGGGACTGGGGGTTGGCTCGAAGCTACAAGCAGAGCAGTTCTTGAACCTAGAAACGTTGGGTATTCTTGCCCTAGGTGCGGTTGCATTCAGTATTGGTACCGCTGCGGGTGTCCTAATGGCAAAATTGCTCAACAAGTTGTCGAAAGAAGACATCAACCCATTGATTGGTGCGGCAGGGGTTTCTGCTGTACCAATGGCAGCGCGAGTAGTGAACAAGGTGGGCTTAGATGCTAACCCGCAAAACTTCTTGTTGATGCATGCGATGGGACCAAACGTTGCAGGGGTTCTAGGCTCAGCGGTAGCCGCTGGTATTCTTCTTGCGCTTGTTGGGTAA
- a CDS encoding dentin sialophosphoprotein, whose protein sequence is MTLHKTGLAIAVSAILMSGSAFAFGPDATNEVDDGSGNSQWAESANTVDSYDTTTRTVTDSQNSSTSSTYDNDTSTTTDQSVADSHNSMSETNSSYDNDTATNTDNSLANSQNSATDTSYDNDTSTNTDNSLANSQNSATDTSYDNDTSTNTDNSLANSQNSTTDTSYDNDTSTNTDNSLANSQNSATDTSYDNDTSTSTDNSHANSHNSATETSYDNDTSTDNSLANSQNSATETNSSYDNDTTTETATNTDNSLTDSQNTDNSLANSQNSDIDTDNSLNDSQNTDNSLTNSQNTENTSDSYNTIEMDVEMVVASSNLMGQVYSTSVNYDSSDEDYVLRVENVNNLGGFNNAAGITTVAQNAGANSLVQQSVATNASLFTE, encoded by the coding sequence ATGACTCTTCACAAAACAGGACTTGCCATCGCTGTGTCAGCGATCCTTATGAGCGGAAGTGCGTTTGCATTTGGGCCAGATGCAACGAATGAGGTTGATGACGGTAGTGGCAACAGTCAGTGGGCAGAAAGTGCAAATACGGTAGACAGTTATGACACGACAACACGCACGGTAACCGATAGTCAAAACTCGAGCACGAGTTCTACCTATGACAATGATACATCGACAACCACCGATCAAAGTGTGGCTGATAGTCATAACTCAATGTCAGAAACTAACTCAAGTTACGACAATGACACCGCAACTAACACTGATAACAGCCTAGCCAACAGTCAGAACTCAGCCACTGACACAAGCTATGACAACGACACGTCGACCAACACCGACAACAGCCTTGCCAATAGCCAAAACTCAGCCACTGACACAAGCTATGACAATGACACGTCGACCAACACCGACAACAGCCTTGCTAATAGTCAAAACTCAACAACTGATACCAGCTACGACAACGATACGTCGACCAACACCGACAACAGCCTTGCTAATAGTCAAAACTCAGCCACTGACACAAGCTATGACAACGATACGTCGACTAGCACCGACAACAGTCATGCCAATAGCCACAACTCAGCAACTGAAACCAGCTATGATAATGACACATCAACGGATAACAGCTTGGCTAATAGCCAAAACTCCGCAACGGAGACAAACTCAAGTTATGACAATGACACCACGACAGAGACTGCAACCAACACGGACAACAGTTTGACTGATAGTCAAAACACCGATAACAGTCTAGCCAATAGTCAAAACTCTGATATCGATACTGACAACAGTCTGAATGACAGTCAGAACACCGATAATAGCCTAACCAATAGTCAAAATACTGAAAACACCAGCGACAGTTACAACACGATTGAGATGGATGTTGAAATGGTTGTGGCAAGCTCCAATCTCATGGGACAAGTCTACTCAACAAGCGTGAATTATGATTCAAGCGATGAAGACTACGTACTCAGAGTGGAAAATGTCAATAACCTTGGCGGCTTCAACAATGCGGCGGGTATTACAACTGTGGCGCAAAATGCGGGGGCAAACTCTTTAGTTCAACAATCTGTTGCCACCAACGCATCGCTGTTCACAGAATAG
- a CDS encoding helix-turn-helix transcriptional regulator — protein sequence MSHGRTFLPNQQDIEAHEISLECYILCIDKIISSCLATPLSAKSAQCNNVSEVVKMMITRHLLLLAESNLQSSLIAKQLQQLPNIDVGLCTPQDAIFRSHQMRVDLVFVDYDCLNEPELQSRLPDFDLFGWPLMVHNVPTGAVKQDLLRWKLLKGVLLKNASVSHMAEGVKYIFSGGLWLPRSYLEALLHHYRHSDAALECRHEDLTSRERQILELLSCGISNQQIATQLYLSESTIKSHIYKLYKKLDVHSRHDAIKVARINGTLVTS from the coding sequence ATGAGCCATGGGCGTACTTTCTTACCCAATCAGCAGGATATAGAGGCGCATGAAATCAGTCTTGAGTGCTATATTTTGTGTATCGATAAAATTATCAGCTCTTGTTTGGCCACACCGCTGTCGGCAAAGAGTGCTCAGTGTAACAACGTCAGTGAAGTGGTGAAGATGATGATAACAAGACACCTACTTTTACTTGCTGAAAGCAACTTGCAGTCGAGCCTGATTGCGAAACAGCTACAGCAACTCCCGAATATAGATGTGGGTTTATGTACCCCACAAGATGCCATATTTCGTAGCCATCAGATGCGCGTTGACTTGGTTTTTGTCGACTACGATTGCCTAAATGAGCCTGAGCTACAAAGCCGGCTGCCTGATTTTGATCTTTTTGGCTGGCCTTTGATGGTCCACAATGTGCCCACTGGTGCAGTTAAACAAGATCTATTACGCTGGAAGCTGCTAAAGGGCGTCTTACTTAAAAACGCATCGGTGAGCCATATGGCAGAAGGGGTAAAGTACATATTTTCAGGAGGGCTGTGGCTACCGCGCTCTTACCTTGAAGCCTTATTGCATCACTATCGACATTCGGATGCCGCGTTAGAGTGTCGGCACGAAGATCTGACCAGTCGCGAAAGGCAGATTTTAGAGCTGCTCTCTTGTGGCATTTCTAATCAACAGATTGCAACTCAGTTATATCTTTCAGAAAGCACGATCAAAAGTCACATTTACAAACTGTACAAAAAACTGGATGTTCATTCTCGACACGATGCGATTAAAGTTGCTCGGATCAACGGAACTCTTGTCACGTCCTAG
- a CDS encoding C39 family peptidase, protein MKISLTLTGLVLMFSTSAWALEFLSHRAHYSVPIKSYKEMVFGDVFRQIYDFSCGSAALATMLTYHYDKPTSEEEAFNAMYQAGDKQIIKEKGFSLLDMKSYLHHQGLNADGFQIELTKLKSVGVPAITLVNFDGYMHFVVIKGINDHSVILGDPSRGTLVMPIEQFQPYYQGIVLLIKNQAQVGKQNFVSDNHFSIYTASPLKSGINRDSLGIFTLTLPSYGEN, encoded by the coding sequence ATGAAGATATCTCTTACTCTTACCGGGCTGGTGCTGATGTTCTCGACATCAGCCTGGGCTTTAGAGTTTTTATCTCACCGAGCGCACTACTCTGTTCCGATTAAAAGCTATAAGGAGATGGTGTTTGGTGATGTGTTTCGTCAAATCTACGACTTCAGTTGCGGGTCGGCTGCGCTTGCCACAATGCTGACCTATCACTATGACAAACCCACTAGTGAAGAAGAAGCCTTTAATGCGATGTATCAAGCCGGAGACAAACAGATAATCAAAGAAAAAGGGTTTTCTCTGCTGGATATGAAAAGCTATCTGCATCACCAAGGACTCAACGCCGATGGTTTTCAAATCGAACTAACAAAATTGAAAAGCGTTGGTGTACCAGCCATCACTTTGGTGAACTTTGATGGCTATATGCACTTTGTCGTAATAAAGGGTATCAACGATCACTCGGTAATACTCGGAGATCCTTCTCGAGGCACGCTGGTGATGCCTATCGAGCAGTTTCAACCCTATTACCAAGGCATTGTCTTACTGATAAAAAACCAAGCTCAAGTCGGTAAGCAGAACTTTGTCAGTGATAACCACTTTTCAATCTATACTGCTTCACCATTAAAGAGCGGAATCAACCGAGATTCGTTAGGTATTTTTACTCTCACGCTACCTAGTTATGGTGAAAACTAG
- a CDS encoding YqaA family protein, translating to MTDFFSTLFSEVALWFSDSALWVLFITGFLSATLLPGGSEASLIATLSLGTYSPTWIIIVATIGNTLGGMTNYLIGLWIPNRTESEKHGHKAIAYLKKYGYWSLLFSWLPVIGDPLCLAAGWLRMNFWLSTLLVLIGKAARYCVLTALFYGFF from the coding sequence ATGACTGATTTCTTCTCTACTTTATTTTCAGAGGTTGCTCTTTGGTTCTCTGATTCGGCACTTTGGGTGTTATTTATTACCGGCTTTTTGAGTGCGACCTTATTACCCGGTGGCTCTGAGGCTAGTTTGATTGCGACCTTATCTCTTGGAACTTATTCACCGACTTGGATCATTATCGTTGCCACTATCGGTAATACCTTAGGCGGTATGACAAACTATCTGATCGGGCTTTGGATCCCAAATCGAACTGAGTCTGAAAAACATGGTCATAAAGCCATAGCTTATTTAAAAAAATATGGATATTGGTCGCTGCTTTTTAGCTGGCTACCAGTGATTGGCGATCCTTTGTGTCTCGCTGCTGGTTGGTTGAGGATGAACTTTTGGTTATCCACGCTTTTAGTCCTAATCGGTAAAGCAGCACGTTATTGTGTTCTCACCGCACTTTTTTACGGTTTTTTCTAA